ATCTGCCGGAGTTACTTCTTTCATTTTTTCAGAACTTTTATCAATAAAATCATATCCCAGTCCCATCATTTCATAAAAAGACATATAGTTTGGAAGTTGATTGTCAGTTAAGTATGTCTCCATGATCTTCTGCTGTTCTTCGATTGCCAGATTAATTTCATCGACAGTTACATCTTCCTGTTTAAGTTTTTTTATTTCGTTTTGCAGAACTTCAACCAATTCATCCTTTTTATCAATGGAAGTCTGACTTGTTAGCCGGAAGAATCCGTAATGAGGATCAAAGTCGTAGGAAGCATTTGTGAAATATGCCAGATCATTCACTCCGCGAGTAGCTTTGTGTAGTCTTCCGCGACCACCTCTCAAAATACTCTCGATCACCATCAAAGTCCAGAAGTCAGGAGAATTTATTTTGGGAGCGATGAAGTTCAGATCAATATTAACCTGCTCAAAATCATAACTGTTGATAAATGTCTCGGAAATATCAGGAACTTTTAAAAAAGTTTTTTCGCCTTTGATTTTCCCTTTTGGTATTTTTTTAAAAATCTCTTTTGCATATTCTTCGGCTTCTTCAAATTCCAAATCCCCGAAAAGAGTAATCAAAGTTTTTTCTGTTTTAAAATATTCTTTATGAAGATCGATCAGATCTTCCTGGCTCAAGTTTTGAATGATCTCTATTTTTTTCTCTTCCGGTAATCCGTCTTTCTGTCCGGGATACAATTGCTGCGAACGGAAATCTCGATGTAAATAACCTGCTCTGCTTTGACTTCTTTTATGGTGTTCAATAATTTCATCTTTGAGCAGACTTATTTCAGAATCCGGAAAAGAAGGATTTTGAAATGCATCGAATAACATCTCTTTAAATTCGGGATAATCATCTTTTAAACATTTGAAGGATATCCGCATAAATGAGCCGACCGAAGTCCAGAAAGTAACTGCATGATCTTCTTTCCATTCAGAAAGATCAAGAGGATGATATTTATCAGAACCCTTGAACATAAGTTCCGTCATAAATTCGAGTGTACCTGCATTTTCCAGGGTTTCATATTCTTCTGAAATGGGAAGCGAAATAACTCCCCTGATGATCGGTTTTTCCGTGTTTTTGCGAAATATCAAACTCAAGTTCTTGTTAATCTCAAATTTCTCGGGTTCGGTTTTCTCGACAACAATCTCATCGCTCCTTTCCAGAGTTGATTTTGTGCCTTTCGGCATGGCATAAAAAACTACCCGGTTTTTTGGTATCAAGTGTTTGGAAATTGCAGTTTGGATTTTCTCCGGAGTTAAATTTTCATATTGTTCAATGATCAAACCATAACTATCC
The Candidatus Cloacimonadota bacterium DNA segment above includes these coding regions:
- a CDS encoding insulinase family protein, whose amino-acid sequence is MKKTFLMIILCLLYFTAFSNEILFKTLPNGMEVAVKENTNNTSVGFYCFVKTGSVNEGKYLGAGISHYLEHIVSSGTTKFRTEAEYEQIGKEMGSLVNAYTTYDATAFHIIIDKQYQDEALKILSEQMQFCVCDSMEVAREKEVILKEIVMRSTPPRSKVYQRHRELVFPNSNKRYPIIGYTELFKTISRDELQDYYEQRYAPNNMVFVAVGDFDPSEMMIKIEETFQDFPRKQIEPVYLPIQNTRNGNPEFVEEFEIQQPIVFISTILPNSEYEDESALDAAMDILFSKRKSPIRLKLVEELKLVNYIYGYTDISANSPEGLINITFEAKDPDQIQEIIKIIDDELNKYAEEDIFQKDIDNIINRKRAQKLLSTPGVERECNRIGWDIMRYGIPDSYGLIIEQYENLTPEKIQTAISKHLIPKNRVVFYAMPKGTKSTLERSDEIVVEKTEPEKFEINKNLSLIFRKNTEKPIIRGVISLPISEEYETLENAGTLEFMTELMFKGSDKYHPLDLSEWKEDHAVTFWTSVGSFMRISFKCLKDDYPEFKEMLFDAFQNPSFPDSEISLLKDEIIEHHKRSQSRAGYLHRDFRSQQLYPGQKDGLPEEKKIEIIQNLSQEDLIDLHKEYFKTEKTLITLFGDLEFEEAEEYAKEIFKKIPKGKIKGEKTFLKVPDISETFINSYDFEQVNIDLNFIAPKINSPDFWTLMVIESILRGGRGRLHKATRGVNDLAYFTNASYDFDPHYGFFRLTSQTSIDKKDELVEVLQNEIKKLKQEDVTVDEINLAIEEQQKIMETYLTDNQLPNYMSFYEMMGLGYDFIDKSSEKMKEVTPADIKRAANKYFKNTALIISEPNENVDLMVE